Proteins co-encoded in one Melospiza melodia melodia isolate bMelMel2 chromosome 8, bMelMel2.pri, whole genome shotgun sequence genomic window:
- the RETREG2 gene encoding reticulophagy regulator 2 produces the protein MASGRAEEAAAAAAEEEEEEAAAAAAARLAAALRQRLRGWEAALATAQRLLVWERPLHSLVTAAALGGALWLFSSTSLRPLFLLSMSLLGILLLEKWKPRFLFDFSAQPSEEPGGESEGVTSGAQPHLLSVPELCHCLAESWVTFRLYLQELLQYKRQNPAKFCMSVCSGCLILAVVGHYVPGIMISYIILLSILLWPLVVYHELIQRMYTRLEPVLMKLDYSMKAETLHHKHEKKKRQGKSEPAAGDEPTAETESESEAELSGFSPVVDVKKTALALSITDSELSDEEASILESGGFSVSRATTPQLTDVSEDLDQQSLHSEPEESFSKDLSEFPSVEEYHSRDLGPQSDEDAFGVPLGPELAHAACELDSADKEATDSDLSILRLASPLHFVNTHFNGSGQAAGGNAEPKTVPAPGLGICINTLSEEIVTTAITTAVQNTLSALLRSSEASEGPPLSEFLPTEPEEKLSFQAHLSESEVAETETEASPEDEEEADDFELLDQGELEQIDVELGFGEEQEAQEAAPSPSSPMLAELPKQGDEEEAVMTATSMS, from the exons ATGGCGAGCGGCCGCgccgaggaggcggcggcggcggcggccgaggaggaagaggaggaggcggcggcggcagcggcggcgcgtCTGGCGGCGGCGCTGCGGCAGCGGCTGCGGGGCTGGGAGGCGGCGCTGGCGACGGCGCAGCGGCTGCTGGTGTGGGAGAGGCCGCTGCACAGCCTGGTCACCGCGGCCGCGCTCGGCGGGGCCCTCTG GTTGTTTTCCTCCACCTCCCTGAGACCCCTCTTTCTCCTCAGCATGTCCCTTCTTGGCATCCTCTTGTTGGAGAAGTGGAAACCCAGGTTCCTGTTTGATTTCTCAG CACAGCCATCAGAGGAGCCAGGAGGAGAGAG TGAGGGGGTGACTTCAGGGGCACAACCTCACCTGCTCAGTGTCCCTGAGCTGTGCCACTGTCTGGCAGAGAGCTGGGTCACCTTCAGGCTCTACCTGCAGGAACTGCTACAGTACAAGAGGCAAAATCCTGCCAAG TTCTGCATGAGTGTCTGTTCAGGCTGCCTGATTCTGGCTGTAGTTGGACACTATGTTCCAGGCATAATGATCTCCTACATCATTT TGCTCAGCATTCTGCTGTGGCCTCTGGTGGTCTACCATGAGCTGATCCAGAGGATGTACACGCGTTTGGAGCCTGTCCTGATGAAACTGGACTACAGTATGAAGGCAGAGACGCTGCACCACAAGCACGAGAAGAAGA AACGACAAGGGAAGAGCGAGCCTGCAGCAGGTGATGAGCCAACAGCAGAGACAGAGAGTGAGAGCGAAGCAGAGCTGTCAGGCTTCTCCCCAGTG GTGGATGTGAAGAAAACTGCCCTGGCACTGTCAATCACAGATTCTGAGCTCTCTGATGAGGAGGCTTCTATCCTGGAGAGTGGGGGCTTTTCTGTTTCAAGGGCTACCACCCCACAGCTGACGGACGTTTCTGAAG ACCTGGATCAGCAGAGCCTGCACAGTGAGCCAGAGGAGTCATTTTCCAAGGACCTGTCAGAGTTTCCATCCGTGGAAGAATATCATTCCAGAGACCTGGGACCACAGAGTGATGAAGACGCGTTTGGTGTGCCTCTGGGTCCTGAGCTTGCCCACGCTGCCTGTGAGCTGGACTCAGCAGACAAAGAGGCCACGGACTCTGACCTCTCCATCCTTCGCCTCGCGTCTCCTCTCCATTTTGTAAATACGCACTTCAATGGGAGCGGGCAAGCGGCAGGAGGCAATGCAGAGCCAAAGACTGTCCCTGCCCCGGGCCTGGGCATCTGCATTAACACACTGAGCGAGGAGATCGTCACCACTGCCATCACCACAGCAGTGCAGAATACCCTGTCCGCCCTCCTGCGGTCCTCAGAGGCCAGTGAGGGACCCCCTCTCTCCGAGTTCCTCCCCACGGAGCCTGAAGAGAAACTGAGCTTCCAAGCACACCTGTCAGAGAGCGAAGTGGCGGAGACGGAGACAGAAGCGTCAccggaggatgaggaggaagcagATGACTTTGAGCTACTGGATCAGGGGGAGCTGGAGCAAATAGATGTAGAGCTGGGgtttggagaggagcaggaggcacaAGAGGCTGCTCCGTCTCCCTCCTCTCCCATGCTTGCTGAGCTGCCAAAGCAAGGAGATGAggaggaggcagtgatgacagcaacATCTATGTCTTAG
- the ZFAND2B gene encoding AN1-type zinc finger protein 2B isoform X2, whose amino-acid sequence MEFPDLGAHCSWPACQRLDFLPLKCDACEQIFCTDHIAYAQHDCTSAYKKDVQVPVCPLCNTPVPVRRGEMPDVVVGEHIDRDCKSDPAQRKRKIFTNKCLKPGCKQKEMMKVICDQCHKNYCLKHRHPLDHDCSGAGHPLSKAGHAAVTRAQASSSKIVTASSSGAARPADSSSSLACARGGRAAASQTHSTSPPAVMLQNGLSEEEALQRALEMSLAESARSSAQQPSTQEEEDLALARALSASEAEYQQSQRQAHGSKPSNCSMS is encoded by the exons ATGGAGTTCCCGGACCTGGGCGCGCACTGCTCCTGGCCCGCCTGCCAGCGCTTGG ACTTCCTTCCCCTGAAGTGCGATGCCTGCGAGCAGATCTTCTGCACCGACCACATTGCTTATGCCCAGCACGATTGCACCTCTGCCTACAAGAAG GATGTGCAggtcccagtgtgtcccctctGCAACACCCCAGTCCCTGTGAGGCGGGGGGAGATGCCTGATGTTGTGGTGGGTGAGCACATTGACCGTGACTGCAAGTCTGACCCTGCACAACGCAAGCGCAAG ATCTTCACCAACAAGTGTTTGAAGCCTGGCTGCAAGCAGAAGGAGATGATGAAGGTGATCTGTGACCAGTGCCACAAGAACTACTGCCTCAAGCATCGGCACCCCCTGGACCATgactgcagtggggcagggcaTCCCCTTTCCAAAGCAGG GCATGCTGCAGTTACCAGAGCCCAGGCATCCTCCTCCAAAATAGTCACTGCATCAAGCAGCGGAGCTGCTCGGCCAGCAGACAGCTCCTCTTCTCTGGCCTGTGCCAG gggaggcagagcagctgcGTCGCAGACTCACAGCACCTCCCCTCCAGCTGTCATGCTGCAGAATGGGCTG AGTGAGGAAGAGGCCCTGCAGCGAGCTCTGGAGATGTCCCTGGCGGAGTCGGCAcgcagctcagcacagcagcccag cacacaggaggaggaggatctgGCACTGGCCCGGGCACTGTCGGCGAGCGAAGCCGAGTACCAGCAGTCGCAGCGGCAG GCACACGGTTCAAAGCCATCCAACTGCAGCATGTCGTAG
- the CNPPD1 gene encoding protein CNPPD1, with the protein MELDELLLDEEGAFSLSGFQEFTFLPRHQQLSERVRKRLYYGWDKDCSLDNLSSPVADIAVELLQKVAPSPIRRLQKKYVSHVSREACISPCSMMLALVYIERLRHRNPEYLQQISSSDLFLISMMVASKYLYDEGEEEEVFNDEWGAAGKVDVQTMNTLEMNFLSAIDWSLYTDPRELFEVLSWLEGRVAEKQGMWRGWFTYTDLCVLMEQSMWQHVLGQFYQQVVKLACLLGVVYLTGFAAIFASIAVVHRSVCLRSVSSAAPRPVLFPEEGRCQLDAQPAPAPGQPQPELPNVSSGSCTRCLGENETTKEPHRGGVTATALYLWSSVMTALSYPKAPDLAQHRHLPHGPFRKVPTACERSNRTAPSTAPRQPGPFGLAVLPAPPALHCHACSAAAGPTWHAAPSREDWLDPLGLKQCFLHTAMDLSRIKSFIFPS; encoded by the exons ATGGAGCTGGACGAGCTGCTGCTGGACGAGGAGGGCGCCTTCTCCCTCAGTGGGTTCCAGGAGTTCACG TTCCTGCCCAGGCACCAGCAGCTGAGCGAGAGAGTGCGGAAGCGGCTCTATTATGGCTGGGACAAAGACTGCAGCCTGGATAATCTCTCCAGCCCTGTGGCAG ATATTGCTGTGGAGTTGCTGCAGAAAGTGGCTCCCAGTCCTATCCGCAGACTCCAGAAGAAATACGTGTCTCACGTATCTCG GGAAGCTTGCATCTCGCCCTGCTCCATGATGTTGGCCCTGGTTTACATTGAGAGACTCCGGCACCGGAACCCTGAATACCTCCAGCAGATCTCCTCCTCAGACCTCTTCCTGATCTCCATG ATGGTTGCAAGTAAGTATCTGTACGATgagggtgaggaagaggaggtgtTCAATGACgagtggggagcagcagggaaggtGGACGTCCAGACCATGAACACACTGGAGATGAACTTCCTGAGCGCCATT GACTGGAGCCTCTACACAGATCCTCGGGAGCTGTTTGAAGTGCTGAGCTGGCTGGAGGGACG TGTGGCTGAAAAACAGGGCATGTGGCGTGGCTGGTTCACCTACACAGATCTGTGTGTCCTCATGGAGCAGTCCATGTGGCAGCATGTGCTGGGCCAGTTCTACCAGCAAGTGGTGAAG CTGGCCTGCCTCCTGGGTGTGGTGTACCTGACGGGCTTCGCAGCCATCTTCGCCTCCATCGCCGTGGTGCACCGGTCTGTGTGCCTAAGGAGTGTCAGCTCTGCAGCCCCCCGGCCTGTGCTGTTCCCCGAGGAGGGGAGGTGCCAGCTGGatgcccagccagccccagcccctggccaacCCCAGCCCGAGCTGCCCAATGTCTCCTCGGGCAGCTGCACCCGTTGCCTGGGGGAGAACGAGACGACCAAGGAGCCCCATCGTgggggtgtcacagccactgcacTCTACCTGTGGAGCAGCGTGATGACAGCCCTGTCCTACCCAAAGGCACCTGAcctggcccagcacaggcacCTCCCACACGGTCCTTTCCGGAAAGTGCCCACTGCCTGTGAGAGATCCAACCGCAccgcccccagcacagccccccgcCAGCCCGGCCCCTTTGGACTCGCCGTGCTCCCGGCGCCCCCGGCGCTGCACTGCCACGCCTGCTCAGCCGCTGCGGGCCCCACGTGGCATGCTGCCCCCAGCCGTGAGGACTGGCTGGACCCCCTGGGCCTGAAACAGTGCTTCCTGCATACTGCAATGGATCTCAGTAGAATCAAGAGCTTCATTTTTCCCAGCTAG
- the ZFAND2B gene encoding AN1-type zinc finger protein 2B isoform X1, producing MEFPDLGAHCSWPACQRLDFLPLKCDACEQIFCTDHIAYAQHDCTSAYKKDVQVPVCPLCNTPVPVRRGEMPDVVVGEHIDRDCKSDPAQRKRKIFTNKCLKPGCKQKEMMKVICDQCHKNYCLKHRHPLDHDCSGAGHPLSKAGHAAVTRAQASSSKIVTASSSGAARPADSSSSLACARGGRAAASQTHSTSPPAVMLQNGLSEEEALQRALEMSLAESARSSAQQPSSTQEEEDLALARALSASEAEYQQSQRQAHGSKPSNCSMS from the exons ATGGAGTTCCCGGACCTGGGCGCGCACTGCTCCTGGCCCGCCTGCCAGCGCTTGG ACTTCCTTCCCCTGAAGTGCGATGCCTGCGAGCAGATCTTCTGCACCGACCACATTGCTTATGCCCAGCACGATTGCACCTCTGCCTACAAGAAG GATGTGCAggtcccagtgtgtcccctctGCAACACCCCAGTCCCTGTGAGGCGGGGGGAGATGCCTGATGTTGTGGTGGGTGAGCACATTGACCGTGACTGCAAGTCTGACCCTGCACAACGCAAGCGCAAG ATCTTCACCAACAAGTGTTTGAAGCCTGGCTGCAAGCAGAAGGAGATGATGAAGGTGATCTGTGACCAGTGCCACAAGAACTACTGCCTCAAGCATCGGCACCCCCTGGACCATgactgcagtggggcagggcaTCCCCTTTCCAAAGCAGG GCATGCTGCAGTTACCAGAGCCCAGGCATCCTCCTCCAAAATAGTCACTGCATCAAGCAGCGGAGCTGCTCGGCCAGCAGACAGCTCCTCTTCTCTGGCCTGTGCCAG gggaggcagagcagctgcGTCGCAGACTCACAGCACCTCCCCTCCAGCTGTCATGCTGCAGAATGGGCTG AGTGAGGAAGAGGCCCTGCAGCGAGCTCTGGAGATGTCCCTGGCGGAGTCGGCAcgcagctcagcacagcagcccag cagcacacaggaggaggaggatctgGCACTGGCCCGGGCACTGTCGGCGAGCGAAGCCGAGTACCAGCAGTCGCAGCGGCAG GCACACGGTTCAAAGCCATCCAACTGCAGCATGTCGTAG
- the ZFAND2B gene encoding AN1-type zinc finger protein 2B isoform X4, which produces MDVQVPVCPLCNTPVPVRRGEMPDVVVGEHIDRDCKSDPAQRKRKIFTNKCLKPGCKQKEMMKVICDQCHKNYCLKHRHPLDHDCSGAGHPLSKAGHAAVTRAQASSSKIVTASSSGAARPADSSSSLACARGGRAAASQTHSTSPPAVMLQNGLSEEEALQRALEMSLAESARSSAQQPSSTQEEEDLALARALSASEAEYQQSQRQAHGSKPSNCSMS; this is translated from the exons ATG GATGTGCAggtcccagtgtgtcccctctGCAACACCCCAGTCCCTGTGAGGCGGGGGGAGATGCCTGATGTTGTGGTGGGTGAGCACATTGACCGTGACTGCAAGTCTGACCCTGCACAACGCAAGCGCAAG ATCTTCACCAACAAGTGTTTGAAGCCTGGCTGCAAGCAGAAGGAGATGATGAAGGTGATCTGTGACCAGTGCCACAAGAACTACTGCCTCAAGCATCGGCACCCCCTGGACCATgactgcagtggggcagggcaTCCCCTTTCCAAAGCAGG GCATGCTGCAGTTACCAGAGCCCAGGCATCCTCCTCCAAAATAGTCACTGCATCAAGCAGCGGAGCTGCTCGGCCAGCAGACAGCTCCTCTTCTCTGGCCTGTGCCAG gggaggcagagcagctgcGTCGCAGACTCACAGCACCTCCCCTCCAGCTGTCATGCTGCAGAATGGGCTG AGTGAGGAAGAGGCCCTGCAGCGAGCTCTGGAGATGTCCCTGGCGGAGTCGGCAcgcagctcagcacagcagcccag cagcacacaggaggaggaggatctgGCACTGGCCCGGGCACTGTCGGCGAGCGAAGCCGAGTACCAGCAGTCGCAGCGGCAG GCACACGGTTCAAAGCCATCCAACTGCAGCATGTCGTAG
- the ZFAND2B gene encoding AN1-type zinc finger protein 2B isoform X3 → MRDFLPLKCDACEQIFCTDHIAYAQHDCTSAYKKDVQVPVCPLCNTPVPVRRGEMPDVVVGEHIDRDCKSDPAQRKRKIFTNKCLKPGCKQKEMMKVICDQCHKNYCLKHRHPLDHDCSGAGHPLSKAGHAAVTRAQASSSKIVTASSSGAARPADSSSSLACARGGRAAASQTHSTSPPAVMLQNGLSEEEALQRALEMSLAESARSSAQQPSSTQEEEDLALARALSASEAEYQQSQRQAHGSKPSNCSMS, encoded by the exons ATGAGAG ACTTCCTTCCCCTGAAGTGCGATGCCTGCGAGCAGATCTTCTGCACCGACCACATTGCTTATGCCCAGCACGATTGCACCTCTGCCTACAAGAAG GATGTGCAggtcccagtgtgtcccctctGCAACACCCCAGTCCCTGTGAGGCGGGGGGAGATGCCTGATGTTGTGGTGGGTGAGCACATTGACCGTGACTGCAAGTCTGACCCTGCACAACGCAAGCGCAAG ATCTTCACCAACAAGTGTTTGAAGCCTGGCTGCAAGCAGAAGGAGATGATGAAGGTGATCTGTGACCAGTGCCACAAGAACTACTGCCTCAAGCATCGGCACCCCCTGGACCATgactgcagtggggcagggcaTCCCCTTTCCAAAGCAGG GCATGCTGCAGTTACCAGAGCCCAGGCATCCTCCTCCAAAATAGTCACTGCATCAAGCAGCGGAGCTGCTCGGCCAGCAGACAGCTCCTCTTCTCTGGCCTGTGCCAG gggaggcagagcagctgcGTCGCAGACTCACAGCACCTCCCCTCCAGCTGTCATGCTGCAGAATGGGCTG AGTGAGGAAGAGGCCCTGCAGCGAGCTCTGGAGATGTCCCTGGCGGAGTCGGCAcgcagctcagcacagcagcccag cagcacacaggaggaggaggatctgGCACTGGCCCGGGCACTGTCGGCGAGCGAAGCCGAGTACCAGCAGTCGCAGCGGCAG GCACACGGTTCAAAGCCATCCAACTGCAGCATGTCGTAG